A single window of Camelus dromedarius isolate mCamDro1 chromosome 20, mCamDro1.pat, whole genome shotgun sequence DNA harbors:
- the AZIN1 gene encoding antizyme inhibitor 1, with protein sequence MKGFIDDANYSVGLLDEGTNLGNVIDNYVYEHTLTGKNAFFVGDLGKIVKKHSQWQNIVAQIKPFYTVKCNSTPAVLEILAALGTGFACSSKTEMALVQELGVSPENIIYISPCKQVSQIKYAAKVGVNIMTCDNEVELKKIARNHPNAKVLLHIATEDNIGGEEGNMKFGTTLKNCRHLLECAKELDVQIIGVKFHVSSACKESQVYVHALSDARCVFDMAGEFGFTMNMLDIGGGFTGTEFQLEEVNHVISPLLDVYFPEGSGIKIISEPGSYYVSSAFTLAVNIIAKKVVENDKFSSGVGKTGSDEPAFMYYMNDGVYGSFASKLSEDLNTIPEVHKKYKEDEPLFTSSLWGPSCDELDQIVESCLLPELNVGDWLIFDNMGADSFHEPSAFNDFQRPAIYYMMSYNDWYEMQDSGITSDTMMKNFFFVPSCIQLSQEDSFSTEA encoded by the exons ATGAAAGGATTTATTGACGATGCAAACTACTCCGTTGGCCTCTTGGATGAAGGAACAAACCTTGGAAATGTTATTGATAACTATGTTTATGAACATACCCTG ACagggaaaaatgcattttttgtgGGAGATCTTGGAAAGATTGTGAAGAAACACAGTCAGTGGCAGAACATAGTGGCTCAGATAAAGCCATTCTACACAGTAAAGTGCAACTCCACTCCAGCTGTACTTGAGATTTTGGCCGCTCTCGGAACTGGATTTGCATGTTCCAGTAAA acGGAAATGGCTTTAGTGCAAGAATTGGGTGTGTCTCCAGAAAACATCATTTACATAAGTCCTTGCAAGCAAGTATCTCAGATAAAGTATGCAGCAAAAGTTGGAGTGAATATCATGACATGTGACAATGAAGTTGAATTGAAGAAAATCGCACGTAATCACCCAAATGCCAA GGTCTTACTACATATTGCAACAGAAGATAATATTGGAGGTGAAGAGGGTAACATGAAGTTTGGCACTACTCTGAAGAACTGTAGGCATCTTTTGGAATGTGCTAAGGAACTTGATGTCCAAATTATTGGGGTTAA ATTTCATGTTTCAAGTGCTTGCAAAGAATCTCAAGTATATGTACATGCTCTATCTGATGCTCGGTGTGTGTTTGACATggct GGAGAATTTGGCTTCACAATGAACATGTTAGACATTGGTGGAGGCTTCACAGGAACTGAATTTCAGTTGGAAGAG GTTAATCATGTTATCAGCCCTTTGTTGGATGTCTACTTTCCTGAAGGATCTGGCATTAAGATAATTTCTGAACCTGGAAGCTACTATGTGTCTTCTGCATTTACACTTGCAGTTAATATCATTGCAAAGAAAGTTGTTGAAAACGATAAGTTTTCCTCTGGAG TAGGAAAAACCGGAAGTGATGAACCAGCCTTCATGTATTATATGAATGATGGTGTTTATGGTTCTTTTGCAAGTAAACTATCTGAGGACTTAAATACCATTCCAGAGGTTCACAAG AAATACAAGGAAGATGAGCCTCTGTTTACAAGCAGCCTTTGGGGTCCATCCTGTGATGAGCTTGATCAAATTGTGGAAAGCTGTCTTCTTCCTGAGCTGAATGTGGGAGATTGGCTAATCTTTGATAACATGGGAGCAGATTCTTTCCATGAACCATCTGCTTTTAATGATTTTCAGAGGCCAGCTATTTATTACATGATGTCATACAATGATTG GTATGAGATGCAAGATTCTGGAATTACATCAGACACAATGATGAAGAACTTCTTCTTTGTGCCTTCTTGCATCCAGCTGAGCCAAGAAGATAGCTTTTCCACTGAAGCTTAA